A single window of Vigna unguiculata cultivar IT97K-499-35 chromosome 1, ASM411807v1, whole genome shotgun sequence DNA harbors:
- the LOC114163057 gene encoding uncharacterized acetyltransferase At3g50280-like, protein MSSPCDSVTVISKCKVVPHKNSTLGDLKLSISDLNMLLCHYIQKGCLFTTPSLPSQPLIPHLTKALSHTLSLFPPFAGRLKTDVDGYVYITCNDAGVDFIHATATDVSVADLLSSSDVHPIVKHLFPFHHKISYTAHSSPIMAFQVTELADGVFIGCAVCHAVTDGASFWNFFNTFAANSRGETACLSRLPDFRRDSILTSKVVLQLPKEIKATFNVEAPFREKIFSFSRESVQKLKALVNKPPIMFTPESVDVADEMMAKLNTDTQLKTAKEGARVETTEISSFQSLCALMWKCVTRARNMKKSKVTSFRTAANIRQRMKPKLADFYFGNALQSITTCATVGDVVLKDLQWCAEQLSRSVKAFDSATVQRNVENWEREPKCYELGNHDGATVQMGSSPRFPMYDNDFGWGRPITVRSGGANKFDGKMSAFPGRNGGGSVDVEVVLAPETMAQLESDPEFLLYVSSQCVGTRV, encoded by the exons ATGTCTTCTCCTTGTGATTCAGTCACTGTCATCTCAAAATGCAAAGTTGTCCCTCACAAAAACTCTACTCTGGGAGATCTGAAACTCTCTATCTCAGACCTTAACATGCTCTTATGTCACTACATCCAAAAGGGGTGTCTCTTCACCACCCCATCTCTACCGTCACAACCTCTCATCCCTCATCTCACCAAAGCACTATCTCACACCCTCTCCCTTTTTCCTCCCTTTGCAGGTCGCCTCAAAACTGATGTTGACGGCTATGTCTACATCACATGCAACGACGCTGGCGTCGATTTCATCCACGCCACCGCCACTGATGTCTCCGTCGCCGACCTCCTGTCATCCTCCGATGTCCATCCAATCGTCAAACACCTCTTCCCATTCCACCACAAAATTAGTTACACGGCACATTCCTCCCCCATCATGGCCTTTCAGGTCACCGAGCTTGCTGACGGTGTTTTTATAGGTTGTGCTGTCTGTCACGCCGTCACCGACGGTGCTTCCTTCTGGAACTTCTTTAACACTTTCGCAGCAAATTCTCGAGGAGAAACCGCTTGTCTCTCCAGGCTCCCGGATTTTCGTCGGGATTCCATCCTCACCTCTAAGGTCGTGCTTCAACTTCCGAAAG AAATAAAGGCCACCTTCAATGTTGAGGCGCCATTTCGCGAGAAAATCTTCAGTTTCAGCCGTGAATCAGTTCAGAAGCTGAAAGCCTTAGTGAACAAACCTCCGATAATGTTTACGCCGGAGAGCGTTGATGTCGCGGATGAGATGATGGCGAAGCTGAACACGGACACACAACTGAAAACAGCTAAAGAAGGTGCAAGGGTTGAAACGACGGAGATTTCTTCATTCCAATCGTTGTGCGCATTGATGTGGAAATGCGTGACGAGGGCGAGGAATATGAAGAAGTCTAAAGTGACGTCGTTTCGAACTGCCGCTAATATTCGGCAGCGCATGAAGCCCAAGTTGGCTGATTTCTACTTCGGGAATGCGCTTCAGAGCATTACCACGTGTGCAACAGTGGGTGATGTGGTGTTGAAGGACCTTCAATGGTGTGCAGAGCAACTGAGTAGGAGCGTGAAGGCGTTTGATAGCGCTACGGTGCAGCGTAATGTGGAGAATTGGGAGCGTGAGCCGAAGTGCTACGAGTTAGGAAACCATGACGGCGCCACTGTGCAGATGGGAAGCTCGCCAAGATTTCCGATGTATGACAACGATTTTGGATGGGGGAGGCCCATAACAGTGCGGAGCGGCGGAGCAAACAAGTTTGACGGTAAAATGTCGGCGTTTCCTGGACGAAATGGCGGTGGCAGCGTCGACGTGGAGGTGGTTTTGGCCCCTGAAACAATGGCGCAACTCGAGTCCGATCCTGAATTCTTGCTTTACGTGTCTTCTCAGTGCGTAGGGACACGTGTCTGA
- the LOC114163421 gene encoding uncharacterized acetyltransferase At3g50280-like, with translation MCSSDSALCEEVTVLSKCSIVPHQNSTLGDLKLSISDLNMFLAHYIQKGCLFTTPSLPSHTLIPHLTNALSRTLSIFPPLAGRFKTHADGHVYIACNDAGVDFIHATANNLSVTDLLSPSDVHPAFKKFFPFHHKISYTAHSSPIMAIQVTELTDGIFIGCAVCHAVTDGSSFWNFFNIFSAVSREGLISPSRLPEFHRESILMSKVVLRMPQELKVTFDVDAPFRERIFSFSRESIQKLKGSVNKSRKMFGAGKEVVDVELMAKLSNDTELKKVTEGETTEISSFQALCALMWRCVTRARNLEKGKTTTLRMAVNVRQRSEPKLGDCYFGNAIQSIVTVAAVGDVVSMDLGWCAEQVHKSVKAFSSDTVRRNVENWEREPKCFELGNHDGATVQMGSSPRFPMYDNDFGWGRPLAMRSGGANKFDGKLSAFPGRYGGGSTDLEVVLAPDTMARLESDPEFMIYLCGE, from the exons ATGTGTTCTTCTGATTCTGCTCTGTGTGAAGAAGTCACTGTCCTCTCAAAATGCTCCATAGTCCCTCACCAAAACTCCACTCTCGGAGACCTCAAACTCTCCATCTCAGACCTTAACATGTTTTTGGCTCACTACATCCAAAAGGGTTGTCTCTTCACCACCCCATCTCTCCCCTCTCACACTCTTATCCCTCACCTCACCAACGCGCTTTCTCGCACGCTCTCAATTTTCCCTCCATTAGCTGGCCGATTCAAAACTCATGCCGACGGCCACGTCTACATCGCATGCAACGACGCCGGCGTCGATTTCATCCACGCCACCGCCAACAATCTCTCTGTCACCGACCTCCTGTCGCCGTCGGATGTCCACCCGGCCTTTAAGAAATTCTTCCCTTTCCACCACAAAATCAGTTACACCGCCCATTCCTCCCCCATCATGGCCATTCAGGTCACTGAACTCACTGACGGTATTTTCATCGGTTGCGCCGTCTGCCATGCTGTTACCGATGGTTCCTCCTTTTGGAACTTCTTCAACATCTTTTCTGCAGTTTCTCGAGAAGGACTCATATCTCCCTCTAGGCTCCCGGAGTTTCACCGGGAATCAATCCTCATGTCGAAAGTCGTTCTCCGAATGCCCCAAG AACTCAAGGTCACCTTCGATGTTGACGCGCCCTTTCGCGAGAGAATCTTCAGTTTCAGCCGTGAATCGATTCAGAAGTTGAAAGGCTCAGTGAACAAGAGTAGGAAAATGTTTGGAGCAGGAAAAGAGGTGGTGGATGTTGAGTTAATGGCGAAGCTGAGCAATGACACAGAATTGAAAAAGGTGACAGAGGGCGAAACGACAGAGATTTCTTCGTTTCAGGCCTTGTGCGCGCTGATGTGGCGTTGCGTGACTAGAGCAAGGAATTTAGAGAAGGGTAAAACGACGACGCTCCGAATGGCAGTTAATGTTCGGCAACGTTCGGAGCCTAAATTGGGGGATTGTTACTTCGGGAATGCGATTCAAAGCATCGTGACGGTTGCAGCAGTTGGTGACGTCGTGTCCATGGACCTTGGCTGGTGTGCGGAACAGGTGCACAAGAGCGTGAAGGCGTTCAGTAGTGATACGGTGCGTCGTAACGTGGAGAATTGGGAGCGTGAGCCAAAGTGCTTCGAGTTAGGGAACCATGACGGTGCCACCGTGCAGATGGGAAGCTCGCCAAGATTTCCGATGTACGACAACGATTTCGGGTGGGGACGACCATTGGCCATGCGAAGTGGTGGAGCTAACAAGTTCGATGGAAAATTGTCGGCGTTTCCCGGGAGATATGGCGGTGGCAGCACCGATTTGGAAGTGGTTTTGGCGCCGGACACGATGGCGCGTCTGGAGTCTGATCCTGAGTTCATGATTTACTTGTGTGGAGAATAG